In Vogesella indigofera, a single window of DNA contains:
- a CDS encoding GNAT family N-acetyltransferase yields MHYHIRRLAPTDATALHRLRTSPGVVRNTLQQPFQSLASVQQLLDNFPPHIHALVACTPDGELVACSGLHLTIPPRRRHTALLFLMVRDDWQGKGVGGALLSALLDYADNWLDLKRIELDAVHDNHRAIALYERYGFAHEGVARGFNLREGLYEDAVLMARLRFRPGEHAASTKPAEPATRPAPRQDTPRQAFSLRHSELDDAAGVAALMAHDSTQSNTLQLPYPDERSWRQRLDGGDLGLVAETEDGSIVGNAAIWQPSDNPRLAHIAELGIIVHPAQHGQGVGSALFQALLRQATDYLPYRRLQLKVFSDNVPAIALYEKHGFVTEALLRGDGLRHGGYHDSLLMARAVK; encoded by the coding sequence ATGCACTACCACATCCGCCGCCTCGCCCCGACCGACGCCACCGCCCTGCACCGCCTGCGCACCAGCCCCGGCGTAGTGCGCAATACCCTGCAGCAGCCGTTCCAGTCGCTGGCCAGCGTGCAGCAATTGCTGGACAACTTTCCGCCCCACATCCACGCGCTGGTGGCCTGCACGCCGGATGGTGAACTGGTGGCCTGCAGCGGCCTGCATCTGACCATCCCGCCACGGCGCCGGCATACAGCGCTGCTGTTCCTGATGGTACGCGACGACTGGCAGGGCAAGGGCGTCGGCGGCGCGCTGCTGTCCGCGCTGCTGGACTACGCCGACAACTGGCTGGATCTGAAGCGCATCGAGCTGGACGCGGTGCACGACAACCATCGCGCCATCGCACTGTATGAACGCTACGGCTTTGCGCACGAGGGCGTGGCACGCGGCTTCAATCTGCGTGAAGGCTTGTACGAGGATGCGGTACTGATGGCGCGGCTGCGCTTTCGCCCCGGAGAGCATGCGGCCAGCACCAAGCCCGCCGAACCCGCCACCCGGCCGGCGCCGCGGCAGGACACGCCGCGCCAGGCATTCAGCCTGCGCCACAGCGAGCTGGACGACGCAGCCGGCGTGGCAGCGCTGATGGCACACGACAGCACCCAGAGCAATACCCTGCAACTGCCCTATCCTGACGAGCGCAGCTGGCGGCAGCGCCTGGACGGCGGCGACCTCGGCCTGGTGGCGGAAACGGAGGATGGCAGCATCGTCGGCAATGCCGCCATCTGGCAACCCAGCGACAACCCGCGGCTGGCGCACATTGCCGAGCTGGGCATCATCGTGCACCCGGCGCAGCACGGTCAGGGCGTGGGTAGTGCGCTATTTCAGGCGCTGCTGCGGCAGGCCACCGACTACCTGCCCTACCGCCGGCTGCAGCTGAAAGTGTTCAGCGACAACGTGCCGGCGATTGCGCTGTACGAAAAACACGGCTTCGTGACCGAGGCGCTGCTGCGCGGCGACGGCCTGCGCCATGGCGGCTATCACGACAGCCTGCTGATGGCGCGGGCAGTAAAGTAG
- the rplI gene encoding 50S ribosomal protein L9, with product MQIILLEQVANLGTLGDVVNVKNGYARNFLIPQGKAKRATEANLKEFEARRAELEAKQAEILADAKVRAEKLNEATVTIAQKAGVDGRLFGSVTNVDIAEAVTASGVAIKRFEVRLPNGQLKAIGEYDVEIALHHDVVVAIKVVVVPAV from the coding sequence ATGCAAATCATTCTGCTCGAACAAGTCGCCAACCTGGGTACCCTGGGTGACGTGGTAAACGTGAAGAACGGCTACGCCCGTAACTTCCTGATCCCACAAGGCAAAGCCAAGCGTGCAACTGAAGCCAACCTGAAAGAATTCGAAGCTCGCCGTGCCGAGCTGGAAGCCAAACAGGCTGAAATTCTGGCAGATGCCAAAGTCCGCGCTGAAAAACTGAACGAAGCTACTGTTACCATCGCGCAAAAAGCCGGTGTTGACGGTCGCCTGTTCGGCTCCGTAACCAACGTTGACATCGCTGAAGCCGTTACTGCTTCCGGCGTTGCCATCAAGCGTTTCGAAGTTCGTCTGCCAAACGGCCAGCTGAAGGCCATCGGCGAGTACGACGTCGAAATCGCTCTGCACCACGACGTTGTGGTTGCGATCAAGGTTGTGGTTGTTCCTGCCGTTTAA
- the rpsR gene encoding 30S ribosomal protein S18: MARQLFKRKKFCRFTAEGIKVIDYKSVDLLKDFIAENGKIIPARITGTKAGYQRQLTEAIKRARFLAFLPFTDQH, translated from the coding sequence ATGGCACGTCAACTCTTCAAGCGCAAGAAGTTCTGCCGCTTCACCGCGGAAGGCATCAAAGTAATCGACTACAAGTCTGTCGATCTGCTGAAAGACTTCATCGCCGAAAACGGCAAAATCATCCCGGCTCGTATCACCGGCACCAAGGCTGGCTACCAGCGTCAACTGACAGAAGCTATCAAGCGCGCGCGCTTCCTGGCTTTCCTGCCATTCACTGACCAGCACTAA
- the priB gene encoding primosomal replication protein N — translation MAVTDSLQNRIELTATVEREDSLRCTPAGLPVLEMWLRHQSRQSAANLERDVVCEIQAVLLGEGARKMAGKMAGNVVHCTGFLSQRSLRNPRLVLHIEHVEFVKG, via the coding sequence TTGGCGGTAACCGATTCCTTGCAGAACCGAATTGAACTGACCGCGACGGTCGAACGCGAAGACTCGCTGAGATGCACGCCCGCCGGCTTGCCGGTGCTGGAAATGTGGCTCAGACATCAATCCCGCCAAAGTGCGGCCAACCTTGAACGTGATGTGGTCTGTGAAATACAGGCTGTGCTGCTGGGGGAGGGTGCCAGAAAAATGGCAGGAAAGATGGCAGGAAATGTGGTGCATTGCACCGGTTTTCTCAGTCAGCGTAGTTTACGTAATCCCCGGTTGGTTCTGCATATCGAACACGTTGAATTTGTAAAAGGTTAA
- the rpsF gene encoding 30S ribosomal protein S6, whose product MRHYEIVFIVHPDQSEQVGAMVERYKGMVLNAGGQIHRLEDWGRRQLAYPIQKVHKAHYVLMNVECATETLAEIEHAFKFNDAVLRHLTIKMNHAIVEASPMMKDEKAKSLLENQPAAAEAEVSA is encoded by the coding sequence ATGCGGCACTACGAAATCGTGTTCATCGTCCATCCGGATCAGAGCGAACAGGTTGGCGCAATGGTCGAGCGTTACAAGGGCATGGTCCTGAACGCTGGCGGTCAGATTCACCGTCTGGAAGACTGGGGCCGTCGTCAACTGGCTTACCCAATCCAGAAAGTTCACAAAGCTCACTACGTGCTGATGAACGTTGAATGCGCTACCGAGACTCTGGCTGAAATCGAACACGCCTTCAAGTTCAACGACGCCGTTCTGCGTCACCTGACCATCAAGATGAATCACGCTATCGTCGAAGCATCCCCGATGATGAAGGACGAAAAGGCAAAGAGCCTGCTGGAAAACCAGCCAGCTGCAGCCGAGGCTGAAGTTTCTGCCTAA
- a CDS encoding heavy-metal-associated domain-containing protein — MINLILTVDGMTCGGCANSIKKALAGVPGVAEVEVDLASKRVSVQHDDQADEGALRNAIENAGFDVIG; from the coding sequence ATGATAAACCTGATTCTGACTGTCGACGGCATGACCTGCGGCGGCTGCGCCAACAGCATCAAGAAGGCACTGGCCGGTGTGCCCGGCGTGGCCGAGGTGGAGGTCGATCTCGCCAGCAAGCGCGTCAGCGTGCAGCACGACGACCAGGCCGACGAGGGCGCACTGCGCAACGCCATCGAAAACGCCGGTTTCGACGTGATCGGCTGA
- a CDS encoding metal-sensitive transcriptional regulator, producing the protein MDDSQHDCCSDKRVVQPDKAALLKRLARLEGQVRGVAGMIDADRYCVDVLTQIAAARSALDAVAQQLLESHLKGCVARAVNEGNSDEAIAEVMALFKKMR; encoded by the coding sequence ATGGACGACTCGCAACATGACTGCTGCAGCGACAAGCGGGTAGTGCAGCCGGACAAGGCGGCGCTGCTGAAACGGCTGGCGCGGCTGGAAGGGCAGGTGCGCGGCGTGGCCGGCATGATCGACGCCGACCGCTACTGCGTCGATGTGCTGACCCAGATCGCCGCCGCGCGCTCGGCGCTGGACGCGGTGGCGCAGCAGCTGCTGGAAAGCCACCTCAAGGGCTGCGTGGCCCGTGCGGTGAACGAAGGCAACAGCGACGAGGCCATCGCCGAGGTGATGGCCCTGTTCAAGAAAATGCGCTAA
- a CDS encoding multicopper oxidase family protein, whose protein sequence is MKRRFFLQAGSVLAGLPFVSRGAWADSSVPDHAAMDHAAMDHAAMGHSMAPAAAAKSGSGLELPRGEPLPALQPLANQAVVAGQFSGRLAAAPVSVALWGDQRRTGFWAYNGSVPGPLLELWEGDEVELAFDNRLPQPTTIHWHGMPVPPEQDGNPHDPVPPGGSRRYRFRLPDDCAGSYWYHPHPHGHTAEQAYRGLAGAVIIRSKRDPLRHLPEKHLLLSDLKLDDNGQITGNDMADLHDGREGQFLLINGAWQPQIALARGERQRWRIWNASSSRIIKLALPAHELQLVGSDGGLLAAPRDIDSLLLSPGERAEVVVTGRFHAGKPAGLISQPYVRGKRMHAEQMQDETLASVVEHGMRPTLVLPATLRDIAPLGAPGHRRRIVLSENMADVRAPFLINGRSYDMNRIDGTGEVGRIEEWEVVADAHMDHPFHLHGTQFQVLARSVDGIWEDEPFLAWRDVVNVPAGEMVRLRFVQALPGLRMYHCHILEHEDQGMMAQIDFLPR, encoded by the coding sequence ATGAAGCGTCGCTTTTTCCTGCAGGCCGGCAGTGTGCTGGCCGGTCTGCCGTTTGTCAGTCGTGGCGCGTGGGCCGACAGCAGCGTGCCCGATCACGCCGCCATGGATCATGCGGCGATGGATCACGCGGCCATGGGCCACAGCATGGCGCCAGCCGCCGCCGCCAAGAGCGGCAGCGGCTTGGAGCTGCCGCGTGGCGAGCCGTTGCCGGCCTTGCAGCCGCTGGCCAACCAGGCCGTCGTCGCCGGACAGTTTTCCGGCCGTCTTGCCGCCGCGCCGGTATCGGTGGCCTTGTGGGGTGACCAGCGTCGTACCGGGTTCTGGGCTTACAACGGCAGCGTGCCCGGCCCGCTGCTGGAGCTGTGGGAGGGCGACGAGGTCGAGCTCGCCTTCGACAACCGGCTGCCGCAGCCGACCACCATCCACTGGCACGGCATGCCGGTGCCGCCGGAGCAGGACGGCAACCCGCACGATCCGGTGCCGCCCGGCGGCAGTCGCCGTTACCGTTTCCGCCTGCCGGACGACTGTGCCGGCAGCTACTGGTATCACCCGCATCCGCACGGCCATACCGCGGAACAGGCCTACCGCGGCCTGGCCGGCGCCGTCATCATCCGTAGCAAGCGCGACCCGCTGCGCCACCTGCCGGAAAAACACCTGCTGCTGTCCGACCTCAAGCTGGACGACAACGGCCAGATCACGGGCAACGACATGGCCGACCTGCACGACGGTCGCGAAGGCCAGTTCCTGCTGATCAACGGCGCGTGGCAGCCACAGATCGCGCTGGCCCGCGGCGAGCGCCAGCGCTGGCGCATCTGGAACGCCAGCAGCAGCCGCATCATCAAGCTGGCGCTGCCTGCGCACGAGCTGCAGCTGGTCGGCAGCGACGGCGGCCTGCTGGCCGCGCCGCGCGACATCGATAGCCTGCTGCTGTCGCCGGGCGAGCGTGCCGAAGTGGTGGTCACCGGTCGTTTTCACGCCGGCAAGCCGGCCGGCCTCATCAGCCAGCCCTATGTGCGCGGCAAGCGCATGCACGCGGAGCAGATGCAGGACGAAACGCTGGCCAGTGTCGTCGAGCACGGCATGCGGCCAACCCTGGTGCTGCCGGCCACGTTGCGCGACATCGCGCCGCTGGGCGCACCCGGCCACCGCCGCCGCATCGTGCTGTCGGAAAACATGGCCGACGTCCGCGCGCCGTTCCTGATCAACGGCCGCAGCTACGACATGAATCGCATCGATGGCACCGGCGAGGTTGGCCGCATCGAAGAGTGGGAAGTGGTGGCCGACGCGCACATGGACCATCCCTTCCACCTGCACGGCACCCAGTTTCAGGTCCTGGCGCGCAGCGTGGACGGCATCTGGGAAGACGAGCCCTTCCTCGCCTGGCGCGACGTGGTCAACGTGCCGGCCGGCGAGATGGTGCGGCTGCGCTTCGTGCAGGCGCTGCCCGGCCTGCGCATGTATCACTGCCACATCCTGGAGCATGAAGACCAGGGCATGATGGCGCAAATCGACTTTTTGCCGAGGTAA
- the rlmB gene encoding 23S rRNA (guanosine(2251)-2'-O)-methyltransferase RlmB has translation MSNKKLIHGFHAVNARLWQNPKSVLEIFLAGGRQDVRAQAVLEKAAAEGVKAHIVDKERLDSMTGKARHQGVVAMIDANQNFVTLDDVLENLSEPPLLLILDGVTDPHNLGACLRVADAMGAHAVIAPKDRSATLNATVSKVACGAAEVVPYITVTNLARTLRDLKDAGVWIAGTDMEGSTDLYHFDGSGPLAWVMGAEGEGMRRLTREHCDVLVSIPMFGTVESLNVSVSAGMVLSESRRQRVLKAS, from the coding sequence ATGAGCAACAAGAAACTCATTCACGGCTTCCATGCCGTCAATGCCCGCCTGTGGCAAAACCCGAAAAGCGTACTGGAAATCTTTCTGGCCGGCGGCCGTCAGGACGTGCGCGCGCAGGCGGTGCTGGAGAAAGCCGCCGCCGAGGGCGTGAAGGCGCATATCGTCGACAAGGAGCGCCTGGACAGCATGACCGGCAAGGCGCGCCATCAGGGCGTGGTGGCGATGATCGACGCCAACCAGAACTTCGTCACCCTCGACGACGTGCTGGAAAACCTGTCCGAGCCGCCGCTGCTGCTGATCCTCGACGGCGTCACCGACCCGCACAATCTCGGTGCCTGCCTGCGCGTGGCCGACGCCATGGGCGCGCACGCGGTGATCGCGCCGAAGGACCGCTCCGCGACGCTGAACGCGACGGTATCCAAGGTAGCCTGCGGCGCCGCCGAGGTGGTGCCCTACATCACCGTCACCAACCTGGCGCGCACGCTGCGCGACCTGAAGGACGCCGGGGTGTGGATTGCCGGCACCGACATGGAGGGTAGCACCGACCTGTACCACTTCGACGGCAGCGGTCCGCTGGCGTGGGTGATGGGCGCCGAGGGCGAGGGCATGCGCCGCCTGACGCGCGAACACTGCGACGTGCTGGTGTCGATCCCGATGTTCGGCACTGTCGAGAGCCTGAACGTGTCGGTGTCCGCCGGCATGGTGCTGTCCGAAAGCCGCCGCCAGCGAGTGCTGAAGGCGTCGTAA
- a CDS encoding sensor domain-containing protein, whose translation MAGIYAWPAQLAAPLLPAMFLSHGALAWRAGSAGLRAGLAWCALGVVAALWLLPPLPALVWSTTLCLPLLVLRQVLPPRHFRLYSAFGIERLMLRLCLPALLIVLPLALASMAPPLQWLGWFALAWLSLLLFCGLLFTPAPSSAMQLRTLWLGALMAGGFALLWLPFGQPQLLYSLILLLPLLVFAAPRYGSVGQSGLLALGLLLLSLPLRLGVPGWAVLHDTQAALTMALCAGLLCGVAVMGDLYRRRERLLRDVRAQFESLLNQSTSLMTLKDTNGRYLLVNLNFARLFGLPAEHFKGKTSRDVFDADEAARINSHDLQVMHSLESRQFEQRISSGGKHYLMLSSVFPLFDSDGLPAGVGSISVDISQREEEERQRHEAMEKYRAVVEQSLIGIYIVQGDTLVYVNPKLSDLVGYAADDLLGRSITSVLVAGEDERIRQQIRRRMRENILVMHYTTRLLHQSGDIVDVEIHSRLFDYQGKKAIIGVVMDISERVAASAELRLAATVFDNATEGILVTDGDGAVVMVNQAFTRITGFASDEAIGRTSRMLKTANRERNKPLIDALNQQGFWKGEMFDRRKCGEPYTAELSISAVRDGHGALSHYVGVFSDITGRKQAEDRLQFLASHDPLTRLPNRSALIEALDSAIASPDEALPTMALMFIDLDRFKLINDSFGHQAGDEVLHEIAGRLLQAAERFGMVARLGGDEFTLLVRDFDNHETLARMAEEVLHALARPMRVESHEVFVSGSIGISVYPNDGVDAAALLKNADAAMYRAKEAGKNTYQFFDAQMNAQTFERLLMESGLRQALERGEFELHYQPQVAGDDHQLVGVEALIRWRHPHLGLVSPARFIPLAEETGLIKPIGAWVLREACRQMMAWDAQGLAIPRLAVNLSARQFEQQSLLHDVAEVLANTGLEPARLDLEITESMLMQNPQEAVLLLGELKALGVKLSIDDFGTGYSSLSNLKRFPLDYLKIDRSFIEGLPGDEDSAAITEAIIAMARKLHYTVIAEGVETAEQGAFLRLNGCAILQGYYFSKPLPAANLASWLLKHQQRCQASLA comes from the coding sequence GTGGCCGGCATTTATGCGTGGCCCGCGCAGTTGGCCGCACCGTTGTTGCCGGCGATGTTCCTGTCGCACGGGGCGCTGGCGTGGCGCGCCGGCAGTGCCGGCCTGCGCGCCGGCCTTGCCTGGTGCGCGCTGGGCGTCGTCGCCGCGTTGTGGCTGCTGCCGCCGTTGCCGGCACTGGTGTGGAGCACCACGCTGTGCCTGCCGTTGCTGGTGTTGCGCCAGGTGCTGCCGCCGCGCCATTTCCGTCTGTACAGCGCCTTCGGCATCGAGCGGCTGATGCTGCGCCTGTGCCTGCCGGCGCTCTTGATCGTGCTGCCGCTGGCATTGGCGTCAATGGCGCCTCCGCTGCAGTGGCTGGGCTGGTTTGCGCTGGCGTGGCTGTCGCTGCTGCTGTTCTGCGGCCTGCTGTTCACGCCGGCACCGAGCAGCGCGATGCAGCTGCGCACGCTGTGGCTGGGCGCGCTGATGGCCGGCGGTTTTGCGCTGTTGTGGCTGCCGTTTGGCCAGCCGCAACTGCTGTACAGCCTGATCCTGCTGCTGCCGCTGCTGGTGTTCGCCGCGCCGCGCTACGGCAGCGTCGGCCAGAGCGGGCTGCTGGCGCTGGGATTGCTGCTGCTGTCGCTGCCCTTGCGCCTGGGCGTGCCGGGCTGGGCGGTGCTGCACGACACCCAGGCGGCGCTGACCATGGCGCTGTGCGCCGGCCTGCTGTGCGGTGTGGCGGTGATGGGTGATCTCTACCGCCGCCGCGAACGCCTGCTGCGCGACGTGCGCGCGCAGTTCGAATCCCTGCTCAACCAGAGCACCAGCCTGATGACGCTGAAGGACACCAACGGCCGCTACCTGCTGGTGAACCTCAACTTTGCCCGCCTGTTCGGCCTGCCGGCCGAGCACTTCAAGGGCAAGACCTCGCGCGACGTGTTCGACGCCGACGAGGCGGCCCGCATCAACAGCCATGACCTGCAGGTGATGCACAGCCTGGAGTCGCGCCAGTTCGAGCAGCGCATCAGCAGCGGCGGCAAGCACTACCTGATGCTGTCCAGCGTGTTCCCGCTGTTCGACAGCGACGGCCTGCCGGCCGGCGTCGGCAGCATCTCGGTCGACATCAGCCAGCGCGAGGAAGAAGAACGCCAGCGCCACGAGGCGATGGAGAAATACCGCGCGGTGGTGGAGCAGTCGCTGATCGGCATCTACATCGTGCAGGGCGACACCCTGGTCTACGTCAATCCCAAGCTGTCCGACCTGGTCGGCTACGCAGCGGACGACTTGCTCGGCCGCTCGATCACCTCGGTGCTGGTGGCCGGCGAGGACGAGCGCATCCGCCAGCAGATCCGCCGCCGCATGCGCGAGAACATCCTGGTAATGCACTACACCACGCGCCTACTGCACCAGAGCGGCGACATCGTCGATGTCGAGATCCACAGCCGGCTGTTCGACTACCAGGGCAAGAAGGCGATCATCGGCGTGGTGATGGACATCTCTGAGCGCGTGGCTGCCAGCGCCGAGCTGAGGTTGGCCGCAACGGTATTCGACAACGCCACCGAAGGCATCCTGGTCACCGACGGTGACGGCGCGGTGGTGATGGTCAACCAGGCCTTTACCCGCATTACCGGCTTTGCTTCCGACGAGGCCATCGGCCGCACCTCGCGCATGCTGAAAACCGCCAACCGCGAGCGCAACAAGCCGCTGATCGACGCCCTCAACCAGCAGGGCTTCTGGAAGGGCGAGATGTTCGACCGCCGCAAGTGCGGCGAGCCGTACACCGCCGAGCTGTCGATCAGCGCGGTGCGCGACGGTCACGGCGCACTGTCGCACTACGTCGGCGTGTTCTCCGACATCACCGGCCGCAAGCAGGCGGAAGACCGGCTGCAGTTTCTCGCCAGCCACGACCCGCTGACGCGGCTGCCGAACCGCTCGGCGCTGATCGAGGCGCTGGACAGCGCCATCGCCAGCCCGGACGAGGCGCTGCCGACCATGGCGTTGATGTTCATCGACCTCGACCGTTTCAAGCTGATCAACGACTCCTTCGGCCACCAGGCCGGCGACGAGGTGCTGCACGAGATCGCGGGGCGGCTGCTGCAGGCGGCGGAGCGCTTCGGCATGGTGGCGCGCCTGGGCGGCGACGAGTTCACCCTGCTGGTACGCGATTTCGACAACCACGAGACGCTGGCGCGAATGGCGGAAGAGGTGCTGCACGCGCTGGCGCGGCCGATGCGGGTGGAAAGCCACGAGGTGTTCGTCAGCGGCAGCATCGGCATCAGCGTCTACCCCAACGACGGCGTCGACGCCGCCGCGCTGCTGAAGAACGCCGACGCCGCGATGTACCGTGCCAAGGAGGCCGGCAAGAACACCTACCAGTTCTTCGACGCGCAGATGAACGCGCAGACCTTCGAGCGGCTGCTGATGGAAAGCGGCCTGCGCCAGGCGCTGGAGCGCGGCGAGTTCGAGCTGCACTACCAGCCGCAGGTGGCCGGCGACGATCACCAGCTGGTCGGGGTCGAGGCGCTGATCCGCTGGCGCCATCCGCATCTGGGGCTGGTGTCGCCGGCACGCTTCATCCCGCTGGCGGAGGAGACCGGCCTGATCAAGCCGATCGGCGCCTGGGTGCTGCGCGAGGCCTGTCGCCAGATGATGGCGTGGGACGCGCAGGGGCTGGCCATTCCGCGGCTGGCGGTGAACCTGTCGGCGCGCCAGTTCGAACAGCAGAGTCTGCTGCACGACGTGGCCGAGGTGCTGGCCAACACCGGGCTGGAGCCGGCGCGACTGGATCTGGAGATCACCGAGAGCATGCTGATGCAGAACCCGCAGGAAGCGGTGCTGCTGCTGGGCGAGCTGAAGGCGCTGGGGGTGAAGCTGTCGATCGACGACTTCGGCACCGGCTACTCCTCGCTGTCCAACCTGAAGCGCTTCCCGCTGGACTACCTGAAGATTGACCGCTCCTTCATCGAGGGCCTACCCGGCGACGAGGACAGCGCCGCCATCACCGAGGCCATCATCGCCATGGCGCGCAAGCTGCACTACACCGTGATCGCCGAAGGCGTGGAAACCGCGGAGCAGGGCGCCTTCCTGCGTCTCAACGGCTGCGCCATCCTGCAGGGCTACTACTTCAGCAAGCCGCTGCCGGCGGCCAACCTTGCCAGCTGGCTGCTCAAGCACCAGCAGCGCTGCCAGGCCAGCCTGGCCTGA